In Companilactobacillus allii, one genomic interval encodes:
- the mutL gene encoding DNA mismatch repair endonuclease MutL, producing the protein MGLIHELSVELSNQIAAGEVIERPASVVKELVENAIDAHATQILITVKESGMKSIEINDNGDGIEADDVEIAFQPHTTSKISTEHDLFNVLTLGFRGEALASIASVSKLTIVTSTDGKSAIQAKFSGNTLVDKKTFARSKGTTVTVEDLFFNTPARLKYVKSLHTELNKIVDIVDRLAMGHPEISVRLIHDGKDIVWTSGNDNLQQTMAGIYGRTIASHMFEFENSDEDYAIKGYFSKPDTTRSNRSYISLILNGRYIRNYQLTNAVIRGYGSKLMVGRFPIAIIDIKLDPTLVDINVHPTKQEVRLTNEGHIADMISEGIKNKIANQNLIPDAVKNLDRKTTSDQVIKPVEPKPEQISFDELTTMNQINEPMPTTLPVDSNIVTPVVNKQLTGTPIFDEPKHLEEWDKRLANEKETKVIPDNSEVVDNTNTGFPDLRYIGQIHGTYLVAESNEGFYLIDQHAAQERVNYEYYRKEIGKVSDDQQRLLVPIVLDYPNSESILIREKKPILESIGLYLEDFGQNSFVVNTHPTWFVEGQEESTIKEMIDYVLNDSKISVASFREKNAIMMSCKRAIKANHHLDEIQAVELLNNLTKAENPYNCPHGRPVLVEFSNKDLEKMFKRIQDPHDTRESE; encoded by the coding sequence TTGGGGTTGATTCATGAATTATCAGTCGAATTAAGTAACCAGATCGCTGCTGGGGAAGTTATTGAGCGTCCTGCTTCAGTTGTTAAAGAGTTAGTTGAGAATGCGATTGATGCACATGCAACACAGATACTTATTACAGTTAAAGAATCTGGGATGAAATCGATTGAAATCAATGATAATGGTGATGGTATTGAGGCCGATGATGTAGAAATCGCCTTTCAACCTCATACCACTAGTAAAATATCGACTGAACATGATTTATTCAATGTTTTAACATTGGGATTTCGTGGAGAAGCTTTGGCAAGTATTGCCTCAGTTTCTAAACTTACTATCGTTACTAGTACCGATGGAAAGTCGGCGATTCAAGCAAAATTCTCTGGGAATACTTTGGTGGATAAAAAAACCTTTGCACGTTCCAAAGGTACGACAGTCACAGTTGAAGATTTATTCTTCAATACACCAGCACGACTTAAGTATGTTAAGTCGCTACACACCGAATTGAACAAGATCGTTGATATTGTTGATAGACTTGCGATGGGACATCCTGAGATATCAGTTAGATTAATACATGATGGTAAAGATATTGTTTGGACTTCGGGAAATGACAATTTGCAACAGACAATGGCAGGAATTTATGGGCGAACTATCGCTAGTCACATGTTTGAATTTGAGAATTCTGATGAGGATTATGCTATTAAAGGATATTTCTCTAAACCAGATACGACTAGATCCAATCGATCATATATTTCACTGATTTTAAATGGTAGATATATTAGAAATTATCAACTGACAAATGCAGTCATAAGAGGCTATGGTTCTAAGTTAATGGTAGGAAGATTTCCAATTGCTATTATTGATATCAAACTAGATCCAACTCTTGTGGATATCAATGTGCACCCAACTAAACAAGAAGTAAGGCTGACTAATGAAGGTCATATTGCTGACATGATCAGTGAAGGGATCAAGAATAAGATAGCTAACCAAAATCTAATTCCGGATGCTGTTAAGAATTTAGATCGTAAAACGACTAGTGATCAGGTCATTAAACCAGTCGAGCCTAAGCCTGAACAGATTTCATTTGATGAATTAACAACGATGAATCAAATAAATGAACCGATGCCGACTACTCTTCCTGTGGATAGTAATATTGTTACTCCAGTTGTTAACAAGCAATTAACAGGTACACCGATTTTTGATGAGCCCAAGCATCTTGAAGAATGGGACAAACGCTTGGCTAATGAAAAAGAGACTAAGGTTATTCCTGATAATAGTGAGGTCGTTGATAATACTAATACTGGCTTTCCTGATCTTAGATATATTGGTCAGATCCACGGAACGTATTTGGTCGCTGAAAGTAACGAAGGATTTTATTTAATTGATCAACACGCGGCTCAAGAACGGGTTAATTATGAATATTATCGTAAAGAAATCGGTAAAGTATCTGATGATCAACAACGACTATTGGTACCGATCGTCTTAGATTATCCAAACTCTGAAAGTATTTTGATAAGAGAAAAAAAGCCAATACTTGAAAGTATTGGTCTATATTTAGAGGATTTTGGACAAAATAGTTTTGTTGTCAATACACATCCAACGTGGTTTGTAGAAGGTCAGGAAGAATCAACTATCAAAGAAATGATCGATTATGTATTGAATGATTCCAAGATCAGTGTTGCATCATTTAGAGAGAAGAATGCAATCATGATGAGTTGTAAACGGGCCATTAAGGCTAACCATCATTTGGATGAAATTCAGGCGGTCGAATTATTGAATAATTTAACTAAAGCAGAAAATCCATATAATTGTCCACATGGACGACCAGTATTGGTAGAATTTAGTAACAAGGATCTTGAAAAAATGTTCAAAAGAATTCAAGATCCTCATGACACTAGAGAAAGTGAATAA
- a CDS encoding TIGR00282 family metallophosphoesterase translates to MKILFVGDVVGNIGLKTIEAYLPKIKQKIKPQLTIVNGENANGGKGIKVDDYQRIQVAGADVVSGGNHIWDKREVLDFIDDPKKNILRPYNFSGEDVPGRGIIEKKVNQKKVYIINMQGTALMQPLDNPFLAFDKLLPTLDKDAVKFVDFHAETTSEKIAVAKYLTGRVSAVVGTHTHVQTNDARVFDKKTAYLTDVGMTGSYDGILGVKDEPIITRFLTQRPTKFDVDEDGRMQIGFCVIDINDQTNYARSIKNYVINPDNQKFLTF, encoded by the coding sequence ATGAAAATACTTTTCGTTGGAGATGTCGTCGGCAACATCGGACTTAAGACAATAGAGGCCTATTTGCCTAAAATTAAACAAAAGATCAAACCACAATTGACGATTGTGAATGGTGAAAATGCCAATGGTGGTAAAGGAATCAAAGTTGACGACTACCAAAGAATTCAAGTTGCTGGAGCAGATGTTGTTTCTGGTGGTAATCATATATGGGATAAACGAGAAGTGCTAGATTTCATTGATGATCCCAAAAAGAATATTTTGCGCCCCTACAATTTCTCAGGTGAAGATGTACCTGGACGTGGAATAATTGAAAAGAAAGTCAATCAAAAAAAGGTCTATATAATAAATATGCAAGGAACTGCATTAATGCAGCCACTGGACAATCCCTTTTTGGCATTCGACAAATTATTACCAACGTTAGATAAAGATGCAGTTAAATTTGTTGATTTTCATGCTGAAACAACTAGCGAAAAGATTGCGGTTGCTAAGTATCTAACTGGTAGAGTATCTGCTGTTGTAGGAACACATACACACGTACAAACTAACGATGCCAGAGTATTTGACAAGAAGACAGCTTATCTAACTGATGTTGGTATGACAGGATCATATGATGGTATTCTTGGTGTTAAAGATGAACCAATTATTACGCGTTTTTTAACACAACGTCCAACAAAATTCGACGTTGATGAAGATGGCCGTATGCAAATTGGATTTTGTGTAATTGATATTAACGATCAGACAAACTATGCACGTAGTATCAAAAATTATGTCATAAATCCTGATAATCAAAAATTTTTAACTTTCTAA
- the ruvA gene encoding Holliday junction branch migration protein RuvA, with protein sequence MFEYLNGVITYIDPTYVVVDVNGVGYKVQVANPYRYQQDEKATVYVEQIVRDNEQALYGFYNLEEKKIFLHLISVSGIGPKSALAILAGQDLNGLIQAIETNDVKFLTRFPKIGKKTAQQIILDLGGKISQGQMVLGVEPTVLSNGNQNLEDGMLALESLGYTTRDIDRIKPKLIKENFDSADGYLRAGLKLLTK encoded by the coding sequence ATGTTTGAATACTTAAATGGAGTAATTACATATATAGATCCAACCTATGTTGTTGTGGATGTTAATGGTGTAGGATATAAGGTCCAAGTTGCTAACCCATATCGTTATCAACAAGATGAAAAAGCCACTGTTTATGTTGAACAAATAGTTCGTGATAATGAACAGGCGCTTTATGGTTTTTATAATTTGGAAGAAAAAAAGATCTTTTTGCATTTAATTAGTGTCTCAGGTATTGGACCAAAGAGTGCTTTGGCTATTCTTGCTGGTCAAGACCTAAATGGCTTGATTCAAGCGATTGAAACTAATGATGTTAAGTTCTTAACTAGATTTCCTAAGATTGGTAAGAAGACAGCACAACAGATCATTTTGGATCTGGGCGGTAAAATATCACAAGGCCAAATGGTTCTTGGTGTTGAACCTACAGTGTTGAGCAATGGTAATCAAAACCTAGAAGATGGTATGTTAGCATTAGAGTCACTAGGTTACACAACTAGAGATATTGATAGGATCAAACCTAAGCTTATCAAGGAAAATTTCGATTCAGCAGATGGTTATTTGCGTGCCGGATTAAAATTGTTAACAAAATAA
- the ruvB gene encoding Holliday junction branch migration DNA helicase RuvB, with product MDNDENDRLTDADSLDDEEDLADQTLRPKTFDQYLGQERAKHELDVYIKAAKQRQQTLDHVLLYGPPGLGKTTLAMIIANEMGVNIHTTTGPSIEKSGDLVAVLDELEPGDVLFIDEIHRMPRAIEEVLYSAMEDFYIDIIVGQGTEARSLHHELVPYTLIGATTTSGKLSAPLRDRFGIDIHMEYYSEEELSKIVFRSAKVLNINVDEEGAHEIARRSRGTPRIANRLLKRVRDFAQVAGSDTIDYDIAESALNQLQVDDAGLDRLDRRILSMMIELYSGGPLGIKVIAANIGEDQETIESVYEPYLMQKGFLKRTSRGRIVTRKGYEHLGYTYPEE from the coding sequence TTGGATAATGACGAAAATGATCGTTTAACTGACGCTGATTCTTTGGATGACGAAGAGGATCTAGCGGATCAAACTCTACGTCCTAAAACGTTTGATCAATATTTGGGTCAAGAACGTGCAAAGCACGAATTAGATGTTTATATTAAAGCAGCAAAACAGCGTCAACAAACACTAGACCATGTGCTATTATATGGTCCACCTGGTTTGGGTAAAACGACACTGGCAATGATTATCGCTAATGAAATGGGCGTTAATATTCATACGACCACTGGTCCATCAATTGAAAAATCAGGTGATCTTGTTGCCGTACTTGATGAATTAGAGCCTGGGGATGTTTTATTTATTGATGAAATTCATCGTATGCCACGAGCAATTGAGGAAGTATTATATTCCGCTATGGAAGATTTTTATATAGATATAATTGTTGGACAAGGTACAGAGGCACGTTCACTTCATCATGAATTAGTTCCTTATACACTTATCGGTGCTACAACAACTTCAGGTAAACTCTCTGCACCTTTGCGTGATCGTTTTGGAATTGATATTCACATGGAATACTATTCTGAAGAAGAATTATCTAAGATAGTATTTCGTTCTGCTAAAGTGCTGAATATCAACGTTGATGAAGAGGGTGCACATGAGATTGCTCGTAGGTCTCGTGGAACACCAAGAATTGCCAATAGGTTATTGAAGCGTGTTCGTGACTTTGCTCAAGTTGCTGGTAGCGATACGATTGATTATGATATTGCTGAATCAGCCTTGAATCAATTACAAGTTGATGATGCAGGACTTGATCGACTTGATCGTAGAATTCTTTCGATGATGATTGAGCTATATAGTGGTGGTCCACTTGGAATTAAGGTTATTGCAGCTAATATTGGTGAAGACCAAGAGACTATTGAGTCAGTATATGAACCATATTTGATGCAAAAAGGATTTTTGAAGAGGACATCTCGCGGTCGTATTGTAACTAGAAAAGGCTATGAACATTTAGGCTATACTTATCCAGAAGAATAG
- the mutS gene encoding DNA mismatch repair protein MutS: MPQKTKETPMMQQYLDMKKENPDAFLLYRVGDFYEMFYDDAIKGSQILELTLTSRNKKADDDIPMCGVPHRAIQGYIDTLVDKGYKVAICDQLEDPKLAEGMVKRGITRIVTPGTVMDESANTATENNYITSIVYEKNRFGLAYADLSTGEVKVTSVNNSMDLMNELQNLSTKESVVSKSFPQKYADPIKRLGIIVSTIEELDDNFTYDYSRITEELQVTTVKTLISYLMETQMRSLDHLKSAETYKTTAYLSMDHTAQSNLELFKNLRTNKKSGTLLWLLDETKTAMGGRLLKQWLSRPLLNQSELEKRQHILQVFMDNYFQRLSFQDYLTKVYDLERLAGRVAYGTVNGRDLIQLKTSLEQVPKIKEILLDIGDYDLNSYVEQIDEVSDVRDLIEKAVVDEPPISITGGGVIKEGYNEQLDKYTDASKNGKKWIAELRAHEQEVTGISNLKIGYNKVFGYYIEVTKSNIEKVPEGRYTRKQTLTNAERYITPELKDKESLILEAEDKSQALEHQLFADIRKSVKEQIRRIQALANILSQLDVLQSFAVISETYHYVAPKFVDGHSLNIVNGRHPVVEKVLSNNSYIPNDVFFDDKTDILLITGPNMSGKSTYMRQMALTVIMAQIGCFVPAESATMPIFDHIFTRIGAADDLISGDSTFMVEMREANDALKNATKNSLIIFDEIGRGTATYDGMALAQAIIEYIDKHVKAMTMFSTHYHELTELESQLPGVKNVHVDASEEDGTLVFLHKVLSGPADKSYGIHVAKLAGLPEEVLSRADTILSSLEDTAPKHIKVEEVKSKPVVESTSSDVEKINDSANEESQLSLFPEVGVTPKKLNKGERKVVTELQNQDLMGVTPIDAINLLYKWQKELK, encoded by the coding sequence ATGCCACAAAAAACAAAGGAAACTCCAATGATGCAACAATATCTGGATATGAAAAAGGAAAACCCAGATGCTTTTTTGTTGTATCGTGTTGGTGATTTTTATGAAATGTTCTACGATGACGCAATCAAAGGTTCACAAATACTGGAACTAACGTTAACATCTAGAAACAAAAAAGCAGATGATGACATCCCCATGTGCGGAGTGCCTCATCGTGCTATTCAAGGGTATATTGATACACTTGTTGATAAAGGATATAAAGTCGCAATTTGCGATCAATTGGAAGATCCCAAACTTGCCGAGGGAATGGTAAAACGTGGAATAACACGTATCGTTACACCAGGTACAGTTATGGATGAATCTGCCAATACTGCAACTGAAAATAACTACATTACATCTATTGTTTATGAAAAGAATCGTTTTGGACTAGCTTATGCTGATTTATCAACAGGTGAAGTCAAAGTTACGTCAGTAAACAATTCAATGGACTTGATGAATGAGCTACAAAATTTAAGTACTAAAGAGTCTGTTGTTAGTAAGAGTTTTCCACAGAAATACGCAGATCCAATCAAGCGCCTTGGAATTATAGTTTCTACCATTGAAGAGCTTGATGATAACTTCACCTATGATTATTCACGGATTACTGAAGAATTACAGGTAACAACAGTTAAGACTCTGATCTCTTATCTAATGGAAACCCAGATGAGGTCATTGGATCATTTAAAGAGTGCAGAGACATATAAGACAACTGCTTATTTATCAATGGATCATACTGCACAGAGTAATCTTGAATTATTCAAGAATTTAAGAACAAATAAAAAATCCGGAACTCTTCTGTGGCTACTTGATGAAACAAAAACGGCAATGGGTGGAAGATTGTTGAAACAGTGGCTATCAAGACCACTCTTAAATCAAAGTGAACTAGAAAAGCGTCAACATATCCTTCAAGTTTTCATGGATAATTATTTCCAAAGATTGTCCTTTCAAGACTATCTAACTAAGGTATATGACTTGGAGAGATTAGCTGGTAGAGTCGCTTATGGAACAGTCAATGGACGTGATTTGATTCAATTGAAAACGTCTTTAGAACAAGTACCCAAAATAAAAGAGATTCTTTTAGATATCGGAGATTATGATCTTAATTCATATGTGGAACAAATCGATGAGGTCAGTGATGTAAGGGACTTGATCGAAAAAGCTGTTGTTGATGAGCCACCAATTTCAATAACAGGTGGTGGTGTTATCAAGGAAGGCTATAATGAACAACTTGATAAGTATACTGATGCTTCTAAGAATGGTAAAAAGTGGATCGCAGAATTACGTGCCCATGAACAAGAAGTCACTGGCATCAGTAACCTTAAAATTGGCTATAACAAGGTGTTTGGCTACTATATAGAAGTGACTAAGTCTAATATTGAAAAGGTCCCTGAAGGCCGTTATACAAGGAAACAGACTCTAACTAATGCAGAGCGCTATATTACACCTGAGCTCAAAGATAAAGAAAGCTTGATCTTGGAAGCTGAAGACAAGTCTCAAGCTTTAGAACATCAATTATTTGCGGATATTAGAAAATCTGTCAAAGAACAAATAAGACGTATTCAGGCACTAGCCAATATATTGTCTCAGTTGGATGTCTTACAAAGTTTTGCAGTGATAAGTGAGACTTATCATTATGTTGCTCCCAAATTTGTCGATGGTCATAGTTTGAATATAGTCAACGGACGTCATCCGGTTGTGGAAAAAGTCCTGAGCAATAACAGTTATATCCCAAATGATGTGTTTTTTGATGACAAGACAGATATCTTGTTGATAACTGGACCAAATATGTCTGGTAAGAGTACTTATATGCGACAGATGGCACTAACAGTCATCATGGCTCAAATTGGCTGTTTTGTTCCCGCTGAATCGGCGACTATGCCGATATTTGATCATATATTTACCAGAATTGGTGCGGCCGATGATTTAATCTCTGGTGATAGTACATTTATGGTTGAAATGCGAGAAGCAAATGATGCATTAAAAAATGCAACAAAGAATAGTTTGATAATTTTTGATGAAATAGGTCGTGGAACTGCTACTTATGATGGTATGGCATTAGCTCAAGCTATTATTGAGTATATCGACAAACATGTTAAAGCAATGACGATGTTTTCAACTCATTATCATGAATTAACCGAACTAGAAAGTCAGTTGCCAGGTGTTAAAAATGTGCATGTTGATGCCTCTGAAGAAGACGGAACTTTGGTATTTTTGCACAAGGTGTTGTCAGGTCCAGCTGATAAGTCCTATGGTATCCATGTTGCTAAATTAGCTGGATTACCAGAAGAGGTCTTGAGTCGTGCGGATACAATTTTGAGTAGTCTAGAAGATACAGCACCAAAACATATCAAGGTTGAAGAAGTAAAATCAAAACCAGTAGTTGAGAGTACTTCTAGCGATGTTGAAAAGATAAATGATTCAGCAAATGAAGAGTCACAATTATCACTTTTTCCAGAAGTAGGAGTTACGCCTAAAAAGTTAAATAAAGGTGAAAGAAAAGTTGTTACTGAGTTACAAAATCAGGATTTGATGGGTGTTACGCCAATTGATGCAATCAATTTGTTGTATAAATGGCAAAAAGAACTTAAATAA